From Candidatus Delongbacteria bacterium, one genomic window encodes:
- a CDS encoding ATP-binding cassette domain-containing protein: MLQIDVSELSKNYKHIEKKEGFVGSINSLFNRKFKVITALNNVSFSIQQGELVGYIGPNGAGKSTTIKIMSGILVPDSGSCKIGDYIPWKDRKKYVSEIGVVFGQRTQLWWDIPVQESFSLLKDIYKIPVETYKKMKTEVIERLDIGSVLKLPVRQLSLGLKMRCELAASLLHNPKILFLDEPTIGLDAISKLAVRDFIKEINQEYKATVVLTTHDMDDIEALCNRVIIIGKGKILFDGDMSNLRRLVGKERRLKLDIKGSYFDKSLGNTEIIRVDGNRIIYSFNPEDISASELIKQASTKFEIADVFVENASIEEIISDLYEVLQL; the protein is encoded by the coding sequence ATGTTGCAAATAGATGTATCTGAGCTCTCTAAAAACTATAAACATATTGAAAAAAAAGAAGGTTTTGTGGGTTCTATTAATTCTCTGTTTAATAGAAAATTTAAAGTTATTACAGCACTGAATAACGTGTCTTTTTCAATTCAACAAGGAGAGCTTGTAGGATATATTGGTCCAAATGGTGCGGGGAAGTCAACAACGATAAAAATAATGTCTGGAATACTAGTTCCTGATAGTGGTAGTTGCAAAATTGGAGATTATATACCCTGGAAGGATAGAAAGAAGTATGTTTCTGAAATAGGTGTTGTTTTTGGACAGAGAACTCAATTATGGTGGGATATTCCCGTACAGGAATCGTTTTCATTATTAAAAGATATTTATAAAATTCCAGTTGAAACTTATAAAAAAATGAAAACAGAGGTAATAGAAAGACTTGATATTGGTTCTGTTTTAAAATTACCTGTCAGACAACTCAGTCTTGGTTTAAAAATGAGATGCGAACTTGCTGCGAGTTTGCTGCATAATCCAAAAATTCTCTTTCTTGATGAACCTACAATTGGACTTGATGCCATATCAAAACTTGCAGTAAGAGATTTCATAAAAGAGATCAATCAGGAGTATAAGGCTACAGTTGTTTTGACAACCCATGATATGGATGATATTGAAGCACTATGTAATAGAGTTATTATTATTGGTAAAGGTAAAATTCTATTTGACGGTGATATGTCAAATCTTAGAAGATTGGTCGGGAAAGAAAGAAGATTGAAACTTGATATTAAAGGTAGTTATTTTGATAAAAGTTTAGGAAATACTGAAATTATCAGGGTTGATGGTAACAGAATTATTTATAGTTTTAATCCCGAAGATATTAGTGCATCTGAACTTATTAAGCAAGCTTCAACCAAATTTGAAATTGCAGATGTATTTGTAGAGAATGCTTCAATCGAAGAGATAATTTCAGACCTTTATGAGGTGCTTCAATTATGA
- a CDS encoding ABC transporter permease, with product MITIYSFLKIRFSLALQYRSAAIAGIFTQMFFGIFIIMVYDAFFQSTTKITPMTFQQTVSYIWLGQALLGLLPWNGDLEIQAMIKKGDFIYEWLRPISLYDYWFVRIFAKRTAATLLRSIPVLFIAFFCIPDPYCLELPYSLQSFFLFSIILTSSVLLGCTISNIITISTLFTIGDGIDRLVPAIVTMFSGMVIPLSFFPEWSLPIFKFLPFSGLVDTPYKFYLGIYNIDNFLFSLFHIFFWMILLLILGRYMINRALNRVVVMGG from the coding sequence ATGATAACTATCTATTCATTTTTAAAAATACGATTCTCATTGGCTCTTCAATACAGGTCTGCCGCAATTGCAGGAATATTCACTCAAATGTTTTTCGGTATCTTTATTATTATGGTTTACGATGCTTTTTTCCAATCAACCACAAAAATAACTCCAATGACCTTTCAACAGACAGTATCATATATTTGGTTAGGTCAGGCACTTCTAGGACTATTGCCATGGAATGGTGATCTAGAAATTCAAGCAATGATAAAAAAAGGAGATTTCATCTATGAATGGCTAAGACCGATTAGCCTCTATGATTATTGGTTTGTACGTATCTTTGCTAAAAGAACAGCGGCAACTCTTTTAAGATCTATTCCTGTCCTATTTATTGCCTTTTTTTGTATACCAGATCCTTATTGTTTGGAGCTGCCATACTCTTTGCAATCATTTTTTTTATTTTCAATTATACTTACTTCGAGTGTTTTACTGGGATGTACAATATCAAATATTATCACAATTTCAACTCTATTTACAATCGGAGATGGCATTGACAGACTAGTGCCAGCTATAGTGACGATGTTTTCTGGAATGGTGATCCCTCTTTCGTTTTTCCCAGAGTGGTCTCTTCCCATTTTTAAGTTTCTTCCATTCTCAGGATTGGTTGATACCCCATACAAATTCTATCTTGGTATCTACAACATAGATAATTTCCTCTTTTCTCTTTTTCACATTTTTTTTTGGATGATTCTGCTTTTAATATTAGGACGATATATGATAAATAGAGCATTAAATAGAGTTGTTGTGATGGGGGGGTAA
- a CDS encoding ABC-2 family transporter protein, translated as MESVKLYLKYISLSIKSQLSYKVSFILLSMGNFAITVIEFIGVLALFDRFESINGYSVHEIAIFYGVINCSFALAEAFGRGFDQFHKYVQSGNFDRILLRPRGVIFQILSQEIQIMRIGRLMQGVFVLFWGFIQIGRDVDFLLVSLVLLSIIGGIAVFTGLFVLQATLSIFTIESLEIVNAFTYGGVQSAQYPISIYKKWFQYFFIYIIPLACVSYFPLNGALKNENLVLAFLAPFMGLVFFIFSLFIFKIGARFYSSTGT; from the coding sequence TTGGAGTCTGTAAAACTTTATCTAAAATATATTTCACTAAGTATAAAGTCTCAATTGTCCTATAAAGTTTCATTTATTCTGTTAAGTATGGGAAATTTCGCAATAACTGTAATAGAGTTTATTGGTGTACTTGCTTTATTTGACAGATTTGAGAGCATAAATGGATATTCTGTTCATGAGATAGCCATTTTTTATGGTGTCATAAACTGTTCGTTTGCATTAGCAGAAGCTTTTGGAAGAGGATTTGATCAATTCCACAAATATGTTCAGAGTGGAAATTTCGATAGAATTCTTCTTAGACCGAGAGGAGTTATTTTCCAAATTCTCAGCCAGGAGATACAGATAATGAGAATAGGCAGATTAATGCAGGGAGTATTTGTCCTGTTTTGGGGTTTTATTCAAATCGGTAGAGATGTAGATTTTTTGTTAGTTTCTTTAGTACTTTTATCAATAATTGGTGGAATTGCAGTATTCACAGGTTTGTTTGTACTTCAAGCTACACTATCAATTTTTACTATCGAGAGTTTGGAAATAGTGAACGCCTTTACTTACGGTGGTGTTCAGTCCGCTCAGTATCCGATATCAATTTACAAAAAGTGGTTTCAATACTTTTTTATCTATATTATTCCTCTTGCATGTGTAAGCTACTTTCCTCTTAACGGGGCATTAAAAAATGAAAATCTTGTTTTGGCTTTTTTAGCTCCATTTATGGGATTAGTTTTTTTTATATTCTCGTTATTTATTTTTAAAATCGGGGCAAGATTTTATAGTTCAACGGGAACATAG